A window of the Brassica napus cultivar Da-Ae chromosome C5, Da-Ae, whole genome shotgun sequence genome harbors these coding sequences:
- the LOC106345288 gene encoding auxin-responsive protein IAA31 isoform X1: MENSNSYSPYSSSSVDSTKPSLSVNLSLSLTFPSTSSQRATSQDWPPIKPRLRDTLKSLRLRQRGYNTALFIKVYMEGVPIGRKLDLSTFSGYESLLENLSGMFDTSVICGNRDRKHHVLTYQDKDGDWMMVGDIPWDMFLETVRRLKITRPERC, encoded by the exons ATGGAGAATTCTAACTCTTATTCTCCTTATTCCTCATCCTCTGTCGACAGTACTAAGCCTTCACTTTCTGTTAATCTCTCCCTCAGCCTCACCTTTCCTTCTACTTCTTCACAAAG agcgACAAGCCAAGATTGGCCCCCTATAAAACCTCGTTTAAGAGACACACTAAAGAGTCTTCGTCTTCGTCAACGCGGTTACAACACAGCTCTCTTTATCAAGGTTTATATGGAAGGTGTCCCCATTGGGAGAAAGCTTGATCTTTCCACATTCTCAGGCTACGAGAGTCTGCTAGAAAATCTGTCTGGCATGTTCGATACATCAGTTATCT GCGGGAATCGAGATAGAAAACACCATGTTTTGACATATCAAGACAAAGATGGAGACTGGATGATGGTGGGTGATATTCCATGGGA TATGTTTCTTGAAACCGTGAGAAGACTGAAGATCACAAGACCGGAGAGGTGTTAA
- the LOC106345288 gene encoding auxin-responsive protein IAA31 isoform X2: MENSNSYSPYSSSSVDSTKPSLSVNLSLSLTFPSTSSQRATSQDWPPIKPRLRDTLKSLRLRQRGYNTALFIKVYMEGVPIGRKLDLSTFSGYESLLENLSGMFDTSVICGNRDRKHHVLTYQDKDGDWMMYVS; the protein is encoded by the exons ATGGAGAATTCTAACTCTTATTCTCCTTATTCCTCATCCTCTGTCGACAGTACTAAGCCTTCACTTTCTGTTAATCTCTCCCTCAGCCTCACCTTTCCTTCTACTTCTTCACAAAG agcgACAAGCCAAGATTGGCCCCCTATAAAACCTCGTTTAAGAGACACACTAAAGAGTCTTCGTCTTCGTCAACGCGGTTACAACACAGCTCTCTTTATCAAGGTTTATATGGAAGGTGTCCCCATTGGGAGAAAGCTTGATCTTTCCACATTCTCAGGCTACGAGAGTCTGCTAGAAAATCTGTCTGGCATGTTCGATACATCAGTTATCT GCGGGAATCGAGATAGAAAACACCATGTTTTGACATATCAAGACAAAGATGGAGACTGGATGATG TATGTTTCTTGA
- the LOC106422862 gene encoding chromatin structure-remodeling complex protein BSH-like — MKASGSTNWKGPVKFRMPTAENLVPIRLDIQFEGQRYKDAFTWNPSDADNEIAIFARRTVKDLKLPPAFVTQITQSIQSQLADFRAYEGQDMYTGEKIIPIKLDLRVNHTLIKDQFLWDLNNFESDPEEFARTLCKDLGVEDPEVGPAVTFAIREQLYEIAVQSVSSARESRLSKKSRRGSDYGSASKASGLSMDLVKLFSFKSSVVRKRKDLDVYEPMVDLLTNEEVDALEAREERHAR, encoded by the exons ATGAAGGCTTCAGGGTCTACTAATTGGAAAGGTCCCGTCAAGTTCAGGAT GCCTACTGCTGAGAACTTGGTACCTATTCGTTTGGACATTCAATTCGAAGGTCAGCGTTACAAAGATGCCTTCACTTGGAACCCTTcag ACGCGGATAATGAGATCGCTATCTTCGCTAGAAGGACTGTTAAAGACTTGAAACTTCCACCTGCGTTTGTCACTCAGATTACTCAATCTATTCAG TCTCAGCTCGCAGACTTTCGAGCATATGAAGGACAAGATATGTACACTGGTGAAAAAATCATACCAATCAAG ctTGATCTCCGAGTTAATCACACCCTCATCAAGGATCAGTTCTTGTGG GACCTGAACAATTTCGAGAGTGATCCTGAGGAATTCGCAAGGACCTTGTGCAAGGATTTAGGTGTTGAAGATCCTGAAGTTGGA CCTGCTGTTACATTTGCAATCAGAGAACAACTTTACGAG ATTGCAGTTCAAAGTGTGAGTTCAGCTAGGGAGAGTAGATTAAGCAAGAAAAGCCGCAGAGGATCTGATTATGGTTCAGCGAG CAAGGCGAGTGGCTTGTCAATGGACCTAGTGAAGTTATTCAGCTTTAAGTCCAGTGTAGTTCG GAAAAGGAAAGACTTGGATGTTTATGAACCAATGGTGGATCTGCTAACAAATGAGGAAGTTGATGCTCTTGAAGCCAGAGAAGAGAGGCATGCACGGTGA
- the LOC106422874 gene encoding uncharacterized protein LOC106422874: MASWKKTIASPFKKAATFFNQPQQSPQKGGRGGRMDAKAREEHERRMVQELQGEVMACGYDDVLVMWSILDKSNSSNNLTSS; the protein is encoded by the coding sequence atggcaTCATGGAAGAAAACAATAGCATCACCATTCAAGAAGGCAGCAACATTCTTCAACCAACCACAGCAATCACCACAAAAGGGTGGCCGCGGTGGAAGAATGGATGCAAAAGCGAGGGAAGAGCACGAGAGGAGGATGGTACAAGAGCTTCAAGGAGAAGTCATGGCTTGTGGTTACGATGATGTTCTCGTCATGTGGTCTATTCTCGACAAATCTAACTCCTCCAATAACCTCACTTCTTCTTAA